A section of the Geminocystis sp. M7585_C2015_104 genome encodes:
- the lipA gene encoding lipoyl synthase, translated as MTVKPDWLRVKAPQVQRVGTVKGILRDLSLNTVCEEASCPNIGECFHAGTATFLIMGPACTRACPYCDIDFDKTPRGLDPTEPLRLAEAVRRLRLSHVVVTSVNRDDLPDGGASQFVACVREIRRASPNTTIELLIPDLCGNWEALKLILEAQPEVLNHNTETVPRLYRRVRPQGDYKRSMELLARVREMAPKTYTKSGIMVGLGETDEEVKQVMRDLRQVDCDILTIGQYLQPSPKHLPVQQFVHPSQFAAWKEYGESLGFLQVVSSPLTRSSYHAEEVRRLMTLYPR; from the coding sequence GTGACAGTAAAACCCGACTGGTTAAGAGTAAAGGCTCCACAAGTCCAAAGGGTGGGCACGGTAAAGGGCATCCTCCGGGATTTAAGCCTAAACACCGTGTGTGAGGAGGCCTCTTGTCCCAATATTGGTGAGTGTTTCCATGCCGGCACTGCTACTTTCCTTATTATGGGGCCAGCCTGCACCCGTGCCTGCCCCTACTGCGACATAGACTTCGATAAAACCCCCCGGGGATTAGACCCAACTGAACCCCTCCGTCTAGCCGAGGCCGTCCGTCGTCTCCGCCTCAGCCACGTAGTTGTCACCTCCGTCAACCGGGACGATCTCCCCGATGGCGGCGCCAGTCAATTCGTCGCCTGTGTCCGAGAAATCCGTAGAGCATCACCGAATACAACAATAGAACTACTAATACCAGATCTTTGTGGGAATTGGGAGGCCCTTAAGTTAATCCTAGAGGCACAGCCGGAAGTCCTCAATCACAACACTGAGACTGTCCCTAGATTGTACCGGCGAGTTCGTCCTCAGGGAGACTACAAGCGTAGTATGGAATTGTTGGCCAGAGTCAGGGAAATGGCGCCCAAAACCTATACCAAGTCCGGGATTATGGTGGGTTTAGGGGAAACAGACGAGGAGGTTAAACAGGTGATGCGGGATTTGCGTCAGGTAGACTGTGACATTCTTACCATCGGCCAGTATCTACAACCCTCCCCAAAACATCTCCCTGTGCAACAGTTTGTCCACCCCTCCCAGTTTGCCGCCTGGAAGGAATACGGGGAATCCCTCGGCTTCTTGCAAGTGGTTTCTAGCCCCCTCACCCGTAGCTCCTACCACGCCGAAGAGGTTCGACGTCTTATGACTCTTTATCCCCGATAG
- a CDS encoding FAD-binding oxidoreductase, protein MDKYDIIVIGAGLTGCALAVELAQQNARVLLLEKTYNPVNATVLSYGGIAYWCGTDELTIKLCEEAIEIYRNLHEQLDEDVEFRDITLLFTIDKNQDVERTFEEYKQFYIKPEFLDVAETISLEPLINPEAIAGSLKFPQGHVNPSKLLSAYRRKLEKLGGKIIIDEGLSLRRNKGKIEGVSGKNNSYLAEKVVVCAGAFSRRIFQENGVDLPLYFSQAQVVKTHPSDIKLSTLVMPATTNRLDTEKKVAREAIWESQSDTIYGDVLEAGAIQFKDGSCCLGQISQIIPNLNPKIDAKTSEKRLREAIGKILPPLAQLPGNWYNCQVAFSKEAPFLVKEIPEREGLSVFSGFTSPFVFAPPLARHFAHYLVTGEDEIIGLLA, encoded by the coding sequence ATGGATAAATACGACATAATTGTTATTGGGGCAGGCCTAACTGGTTGTGCCCTGGCGGTGGAATTAGCCCAACAAAATGCGAGGGTTTTGTTATTAGAAAAAACATATAATCCTGTCAATGCTACTGTTTTGAGTTATGGGGGTATTGCTTACTGGTGTGGTACTGATGAGCTTACCATAAAACTATGCGAGGAGGCCATTGAAATTTATCGCAATCTCCATGAACAACTGGATGAAGATGTAGAGTTTAGGGATATAACATTGCTATTTACTATTGATAAAAACCAAGATGTCGAGAGGACTTTTGAGGAGTATAAACAGTTTTATATCAAGCCGGAATTTTTAGACGTTGCTGAGACTATTTCCCTTGAGCCCCTAATAAATCCGGAGGCAATTGCCGGCAGTTTAAAATTTCCTCAGGGGCATGTTAACCCTTCAAAATTATTAAGTGCTTATAGGAGAAAATTGGAAAAATTAGGGGGCAAAATAATAATAGACGAGGGACTGTCCTTGAGGAGAAATAAGGGAAAAATAGAGGGGGTAAGTGGCAAAAATAACAGCTATTTAGCAGAGAAAGTAGTGGTTTGTGCGGGAGCGTTTTCCCGTAGAATATTCCAAGAGAATGGGGTAGATTTACCATTGTATTTTAGTCAAGCACAGGTCGTTAAAACCCATCCCAGCGACATCAAACTTTCTACCTTGGTAATGCCAGCAACTACTAATCGCCTTGACACGGAGAAAAAAGTGGCCCGGGAAGCTATATGGGAGTCCCAGAGTGATACAATATACGGAGATGTGTTAGAGGCAGGGGCTATTCAGTTCAAAGATGGTAGTTGTTGCCTGGGGCAGATTAGTCAGATTATACCCAACCTCAACCCGAAGATTGACGCCAAAACCAGTGAGAAAAGACTAAGAGAAGCCATTGGTAAAATACTACCACCCCTTGCCCAATTGCCGGGGAACTGGTACAATTGCCAGGTGGCTTTTTCAAAAGAGGCGCCATTTTTGGTAAAGGAAATACCAGAGAGGGAGGGGCTGTCAGTATTTTCCGGGTTTACTAGCCCTTTTGTATTTGCACCCCCGCTAGCACGTCATTTCGCCCATTATCTTGTCACCGGGGAGGATGAGATTATCGGCTTGTTGGCGTAA
- a CDS encoding DUF928 domain-containing protein — protein sequence MSKRASVMRLLALAGLVFSASFMTAEAVEFPNAPKRQPPRSTAAGGRRGGASLCIQGTLPMKALTPADDNYFTTISSQTPFFVYIPKTQAKLARFALKDSTGNQIDYQEIPIQQGDYILRINPSQDTILDVGQSYNWEISLVCPPEVPNRGSGNTVKGTVERVSPGGQLLETLMGETDTVKKAQIYANANLWGDTIVLVAQAKKSQPREWVELLNSVGLQAYANKPIISSSPVTR from the coding sequence ATGAGCAAACGTGCATCTGTGATGCGATTGTTGGCATTGGCCGGGTTGGTTTTCAGTGCCTCCTTTATGACGGCAGAGGCGGTGGAGTTTCCCAATGCCCCTAAAAGACAGCCCCCCAGAAGCACGGCCGCCGGGGGAAGAAGGGGAGGGGCGAGTCTCTGTATCCAGGGGACATTGCCTATGAAGGCATTAACCCCCGCCGACGACAATTATTTTACCACCATCTCCTCCCAGACCCCCTTTTTCGTCTACATCCCCAAAACCCAGGCCAAATTGGCCAGATTTGCCCTCAAAGACAGCACTGGCAATCAGATTGACTATCAGGAGATTCCTATACAACAGGGGGACTATATCCTCAGAATCAATCCCAGTCAAGATACAATACTGGATGTGGGGCAAAGTTATAACTGGGAAATTTCCCTGGTATGCCCCCCCGAAGTCCCAAACAGGGGCAGTGGTAATACTGTCAAGGGCACTGTAGAAAGGGTTTCCCCCGGCGGGCAACTTTTAGAAACCCTAATGGGAGAAACAGACACGGTAAAAAAGGCGCAGATTTACGCTAATGCCAACCTTTGGGGGGATACCATCGTATTGGTGGCCCAGGCGAAAAAATCCCAGCCCCGAGAATGGGTGGAATTGTTGAATTCTGTAGGTTTGCAGGCTTACGCCAACAAGCCGATAATCTCATCCTCCCCGGTGACAAGATAA